Within the Armatimonadota bacterium genome, the region AGTGTTGTGGTTCTGCCTCTTTCTGCACAATTCCTTGACTCGAACGCGACTGTTCTCCCCTGATTCCATGAACTATGTGGACGTTGCGCGTAACATCAGTGAGGGGAAAGGCATTGTACAATCTACGCTGGGTTTCAACCAGACCGAGTTCTCTACCGAGAGCCTGATTCCCTCGCCATTTGTAGCGCAGCCTCCATTGTACCCGCTCTTGATTGCGCTCTTGTCCAGAACCGGAATAGCACATACGGATTCGGCTCTGATTCTGTCGGCGGTATGCATGTTAGGCGTTGTTGCTCTGGCATTCATACTCACTCGACAGATGTACAGTCTCGGCCTAGCCTGCCTGGTAGCCGGATGCCTCGTGACATACTTTCCACTTCGTTTCGTCGGCAGGTACGCGTGGAGCGAGACACTCGCGATCGCCTTGGCGATGTGCACTCTTGCCTGTCTGTATTCATCTGCGAGGCGGCAGCACGTGCACTCTCTGCTTCTTGCCGGGGGCCTCGTCGCCGGACTTGCGTTCTCAACGCGGTACGTGTTTGCGATCCTCTTGCCAGTCGGCTTGTTCTTCATCGCTTGCTCAGTTCAGACCAGAACACGGTCGGAAACCAGGTGGAATGCGCTCGCCTACTCGATTGGCTGGGCCATACCAGTTTCGCTTGTACTGACCCACAACTTTTCAAGCAGCCGGACTCTCCTGCCGTCGATGCTACCTTCTCAGTCGAATCTGGCAGAGAACCTGCAACTTGCAGCCGTTGGCACGATAGGGCACTGGCTGGGTTTGACGCGTGTTCGGGAACAGGTGCTGCTGGCAGTTGTAGTTCCCCTCGTCTGCATCGCCCGTCTGATCCGAATCCAGCGCCTTCAAGCGGTTCTCCAAGAGGTCTTCGTCTCACGCGGAAGGTACTTGCTCTGGTCATGGGCAGTGTCGTATTTTGTGCTTCTCATAGTCCAGAGAACGACAAGACACTTCGACAGCATCGACACAAGGCTTGTTTCCCCAGCGGGAGTAGCTCTGCTGATTCCGGCATCGGCCTTCATCATGAAGGGTCTGAACCTGAAGGTCGCCCCGCACTTCGGCATTGCATGCGCGCTGTTTCTGGTACTGCTCTCAAGCGCAAGGGAGGCACAGCGCGCACTTCGAGTTGCGCCGGTTGAACTGCAGACCATCATAGGCCAGTCGGCACGGCTATCATGGGTCCAGATGCACACTACTGACAGCGACCTTATAATAGGCGACAATACTGTCGACATACCTTTTTACTTGTGCCGAGACGCAGCGGTTTCGTTTTCCGCATATCCGTACACGCGCAAATTGACCTATGGCGAATTCAACGGCTATGCATACGCAAACCGCCACAGGTTTCGGAACTTCTATGTAGTCGTCAGGAGGGAGAATGCCTCATACTCGGACCTTATAGCGCGCTACGGTCCATTCGTAGCGGATCTTAAACGAGAAGACATGCACAGGTACTCTCATCTGTTCATCATGGCTCTATTGAGTGATTCGGTCGTATATAGATTCGTGCCGTAATTGGGCACGACAATGTTGAGTGTGCCACTACAGACATATGGCCAACGATGGCGATGCCCCTGCCTAACTGCTTCGTTCGGGTACATCACCGGGACGATGTTTGAGAGTCACGGTAACGGCCGGTGAGGCTCAAGATGTCCTCCTGGCGCGTGATGCACCCAGGATGCGGGCATCAGGAGTTTCTAGATGACGCCGAAGACCCTCTTCTTGCGAGCCTTACAGGCCCCCATGTACTGGTTTGACGCTCACAGCGTACCGACACGGGCGGAGAGGATCAGTGAATAACATCAACAATCGTATCTTATCAATCATCCCGAGTTTCAACGAGGAGGAGAGCCTGCCGACGACTCTGCAGGAGTTGATGGAGACCCGACCAGACGTGGATATCGTCGTCGTGGACGACGGCTCCTCTGACAACACCTCGCAGATAGCCGGAGATATGGGCGTGTACGTCATCCGTCTACCCGTGAACCTGGGCATCGGGGGAGCCGTCCAGTCCGGGCTCCACTTCGCTGCAAGGCACGGGTACGATGCGGCGTTCCAGTATGACGCCGACGGCCAGCATCGGCCCGATCAGATCGGACAGCTAGTGGGCCCAATACTGAGCGGCGAGGCCGACATGGTACTGGGGTCGCGTTTTCTGAAGGACAGCGGCTACCGGGTGTCGGCTGCCAGGGGAGCCATGATGTGGCTGCTGCGGACCCTAACATCAATGGCGATCGGACAGCGGATCACGGACAACACCTCAGGATTCCGCGCGTACGGACGAGAAGCGATCCGGTTCATGACCATGAACTGCTCCTGCGACTACCCCGAGATCGAGGCGATCATACGGCTTGTCAGGAGCGGCTACACGTTTATGGAGGTGCCGTCTTCCATGAGGGAGCGAATGGCCGGCAAGTCGATGTTCACACCGTTCAGGGCGAGCTACTTCGTGATTCGATCCCTGATGGCGGTATTGATCAGCGTATGGAGCACGCCTCGATGCGCCGGGAGGACATGCAGGGAAGGAGAAGTGAAATGACGCCGACCCAACAGATCATCGCCGGGCTCGCAAGCCTGCTGGTCATGATGTTCGTCGTGGACCTTGTGAGGCGCAGGAAGCTGAGAGAAGAGTATTCGATGCTCTGGCTGGCAGCCGGCGCGCTGATGATCGTCATGGCCTTGGACCGAGCGGCCCTGTTCTGGCTCGCCACGGCGCTCGGCATCGAGCACCCGGCGTACGCCCTGTTCGTCGTGGCGATATTCGTGGGGATGGTACTCGCCATCCACTTCACGGTCGTGCTGTCGAAACTGACGGCGCAGACCTGGCGCCTAACCCAGGAGATCGGCCTGCTCCGGACCGAACTCGACGAACTTAGGACCAAGGAGGACCGCGGATGAGAAACGTCGTGCTCGTGGTGGCCTGCACCCTGATGCTCGCGGTGGGGCAACTCTGCTGGAAGTCCGGCCTGAACCAGAGCGGGTTCGCCGTGTCCGGTTCCGGGCTGAAGGCGCTCGCGGCGTCCTGGCTGATCTGGGCGGGTTTCGCGCTGTTCGGCATCGCGACGCTGGTATGGTTCGCAGTCCTTGCCAAGTCGCCGCTGAGCCTCGTGTATCCGCTGATGAGCCTGAGCTACGTGTTCGGGCTGGTCTTGGCCAGGTACTGCCTCGGTGAGAGTATCAGCCTGGTCCGATGGGCGGGCGTGGGTCTGATCTGCGTCGGCGTGGCGCTCGTGACGAGGTAAGGCGCTGGGCCGTACCCGAATGTCCTCGCTGCCGCAAAGTGGTATAATGTATGTAAGGTCACAGGCTTCCCGTGCCGATGATCTCGTTGGAGAACAGCCATGTCTACACGCATCCTTCTCGTCATAGTATGCCTCAGCCTGTCAGCCGGGCTCTCGGCGGCGCCGTACCTGCTCGGGCAGGGCGACGTCATCGCGATCAAGATCATCAACTTCGACAACCTGAGCACTCAGGCGAAGGTCCAGCCCGACGGGAGGATATCGCTCCCGCTCGTCGGGAACGTGGAGGCGGCGGGCAAGACCGCCGAGAAGCTCGCTGAGGAACTTACGACCAAGTACTCGGAGTTCGTAGTCCGGCCGTCGGTCTGGGTCACGATCAGCGAGTTCAGGCAGGACACCGTCCTGATGCTCGGACTCATCGGCAAGCCCGGCCCCTCTGTCATCGGCCAGGACACGACGATCCTGACCGCGATCGCCTCGGCCGGCGGCACGCTCGAGAAGGCCGACACCGCCAACATCCTGGTCACCCGCAACAACCAGGAGACCATACACGTCAACCTCGACGCCGCCGCGACCGACCCGAAGCAGAACATCAAGGTCGTACCCGGTGATATCATATTCGTGCCGGAGTCGAAGGACAGGGTGCTGGTCGCAGGGTCGGTCACCAACCCGGGGAGTTACGACCTCAAGCCGGGGATGAGGGTGCTCGATGCGCTCTCCGCCGCGGGCGGTCTCACCACCGAGGCGAACGCCGCCGGTGCGCTGCTCACGTCCGCTTCCGGAGCGCAGGCTCGCGTGAACCTGGACAGCCTCCTCAAGAAGGGCGAGGCCTCTGAGAACGTCGAGATCAAGCCGGGCGACGTGCTCCTGGTGCCGCGGCAGGACAAGCGGTTCTTCGTCTTCGGCCAAGTCGGCAAGTCGGGCGGATACCCGCTCGCGGGAGAGGAGCGGCTGCTCGACGCCCTGTCTGCGGCGGGCGGCACCGGTACCACCTCCAACCTGTCGAACATCTCCGTCGTACGGATGGTTGACGGAAAAGCGACGGCACTCAGCGTCAACTTGAACGACTTCGCAAAGAAGGGCGACCAGGCGCAGAACATCAAGATCGAACCGTCGGACATCGTGTTCGTCCCAGAGAAGGGTGAGAAGAAGCCGTTCCAGATCCTCGATGTACTCAGGATCGTCCACGACGTCATATACCTGACGGACAGGTTCTAGCTGGCCGATGACAGAGACCGACACCCCGAACTCCGATCAGCCGCCTGCTCCGAAGTCGAACGTCTGCCCTGCCTGCGGAACAGAATCGCCGATCGTATACCGCTTCTGCCTGAAGTGCGGTTGCCGGATGCCGAACGCGCGCCCGATCAGACCTGCAGCGACATCCCGACACCGCAGCAGCGAGGTTCGACGGCGCAGAGGACGGAGATCCAGGACACCGCTCATCCCGGCGGGCAGGTGGCGCCGCATCGTTCGAGCATCGCTCACCGCGGTCGCAGTCGCCTGCGCGCTCCTCATGTACGCATACCTCGTCGAGCCGAACACCGTGGTCAGGCGCGACTTCGACATCGCGGTAGAGAACCTTCCGCCCAAACTCGACGGCTTCCGGATCGCACAGATATCCGACACGCACGTCGCCCGCATCGGCCGGCGGGAACGGCGGGCCGTCTCACTCGTGAACGAGGCCCAACCGGATGTTATCGTCCTCACGGGCGACCTCGCCGGCGACTCTCACAAGACCCGGGGGCAGAGATCGAACGATCTGACGATGGAGTTCGTCGGCAGGCTTCGGGCGAAGCGCGCCGTGTACGCCGCGCTCGGCACCTGGGACACCGACGTGCTCTTCCGCAGGCTCAATCAGGCGGATGTCCCGATGCTGATCGGCCGATCCGAGACCATCGAGGTCGAAGGCGCGCGCATCGCCTTCGCGGGCCTGACGGAGGAGAGCCGCAGCCTCGCGTGGGCCCTCCGGGAAGTCGAACCGGGCGCGACGCTTGTGGTACTCGCGGCCGACGTCTCGAAGACAAGTACGCTGGATGCGGCCCGCGCAGGCGCGGTCCTCGCGCTCACGGGCGCGAGGCACGGCGGCCAGGTGCGGATACCGCTTCTGCGCCGGATCTACTGGGACGGACCCGACATCGGGCTTCGGAAGGTCAACGGAGCGATGTGGCACTACGCCAGCCCAGGCCTTGGGACGGCACACACGCGCGCACGTTTCCTCTGCCCGCCGGAAGTGTCGGTCTTCACGCTGCGCCGGATTCCCAGAGATTCCACACCTTAGCAGCCGGACTACCGAGCCGTCTTGACGTCTTCTTCGACGCAGAGGCGAACCAGCAGAGCCAAAACACGAGCGACTGCACGAAGCGCGGCTACTCGAGGGGGTCGGGCGATCCCGGGGCGTAGAGAACCGGTTCGTCGATCTTCCACCGGTTCTCTGTGTCCGGGCGGGTAACGATCCCGTAGGTCTCCGGGCGGCGCATGCCGAGGAAGCACTCCTTGAGCGTCGGGTAGCGCCTCTTGAGATCGCCGGTCGCCCAGTACTCATATCCCTCGTCGAGATCGACCTCTGCCACAGCTACTCCCGGCTTGTGGCTGGTCGATGCGAGAGTCCGGCCGTACGGGTCGACGATGCGGGAGTGGCCCATCGAGCCCCCGGTCAGGAACGGCATCGTGACGTAGTGGCTCGTGACGACGTAGACCTGGTTGTCGATCGCCCTCGCATTCACGAGCGACTCACACATGTCGCCGGTGTAGTCGCGCCACATGGTCGGGTGGGCGATGATGTCGGCACCCTGAAGTGCGAGGATGGTCCACGGCTCGGGGTAGTGGATGTCCATGCAGATGAGGACGCCGACCCTGCCGAAATCGAGGTCGAAGACCGGGTACTCATCTCCCGCCGTGACCTGGTCCGATTCGCCGGGCGCGAGGTGAGTCTTCCGGTACTTGCCGACGTACTCACCCTTCCGGTCGATCACGACTCCCACGTTATACAGGCGGTCGCCCTCCCGCTCCCTGAGGCCGACGACGAGGTTGACGCCGTGCTTCCGAGCCTTCTCGGCGAAGCGTGCCTGGACCGGGCCACCCGGCACCGGCTCGCCGACCTCCGCGACCTCTTCAGGCATCAGGCCGATGATGTCCATCTCCTCGGGCAGCACGATCAGGTCCGGCCTATGCGCTGCCGCCTCGTCGATCGCGGCGAGACCCGCCTCGATCATCGAACCCTCGTTGTTCAGGAGTGTGACGGTAGCCAATCTTGCCATTCGTTTCATATCGAAATCTCCATACTGTCGTGGACGGTAAGGGTGACAAGCCTGCCGTCATCCGCCTCAAAGGTCAACTCGCGGCACTGCACCTGGTCGGGCAGACCTTCCAGTCGCAGTACATTGCCTTCGAGACGGGCATGGCGGCGCATGTACCGGTAGTCCACAACCTCGTCGGGATCGGCGTACCAGCACCGCTCGCCTCCCTCGGAGACAACGGTCTCGAGGCGCTCTCGATGGTGAGCAGCCGTGCAGTCCTTGTAGTCGTGAACCGCCTTCTCTAGCGGGCAGTGGCAGTAATCCACGATCCACCCGTGAGCGTCCTGCGCCTGACGGATCCGCTTGTGAGCGTCGAACGCGCTGTCGAAGACACCCCAGTAGCGCTCGTGGATCGGAACGCGGTTCACCCAGAGGAGGTCCGCGACATCCGGGTAGTTGATGTCGTCGGTGATGCTGAGTCCGGCCAAGTATCGGTACTCTCGAAGCTTCTCCTGCACGTCGGCCGTCAGGTTCTCGTTCGTGCCGGGGGACGTGTAGACCGTGACCGGCCGCCCGATGGCATCCTGGACGGTCTCCCTGGCCTGACGAAGCTCGCGGTCGGGGTCATCCATCACCGTGCCGTGGCTCCAGGAGTGGCAGCCGACGCCCCACCCCATCGCGATCAACCCTCGAAGCTCCGCGGCGTTCATGTGCCTCATGCCGTTGAACGAACTCTCCCCGAGTTGGCGGACCGCACCTATGTGGCCGGCGACGACCTCCACGTGACCCG harbors:
- a CDS encoding polysaccharide deacetylase family protein, whose protein sequence is MRIATWKHGKAWVYSITYDEALADLARFVIPIHQELGIPGHVEVVAGHIGAVRQLGESSFNGMRHMNAAELRGLIAMGWGVGCHSWSHGTVMDDPDRELRQARETVQDAIGRPVTVYTSPGTNENLTADVQEKLREYRYLAGLSITDDINYPDVADLLWVNRVPIHERYWGVFDSAFDAHKRIRQAQDAHGWIVDYCHCPLEKAVHDYKDCTAAHHRERLETVVSEGGERCWYADPDEVVDYRYMRRHARLEGNVLRLEGLPDQVQCRELTFEADDGRLVTLTVHDSMEISI
- a CDS encoding DUF2304 domain-containing protein, with product MTPTQQIIAGLASLLVMMFVVDLVRRRKLREEYSMLWLAAGALMIVMALDRAALFWLATALGIEHPAYALFVVAIFVGMVLAIHFTVVLSKLTAQTWRLTQEIGLLRTELDELRTKEDRG
- a CDS encoding glycosyltransferase family 2 protein; its protein translation is MNNINNRILSIIPSFNEEESLPTTLQELMETRPDVDIVVVDDGSSDNTSQIAGDMGVYVIRLPVNLGIGGAVQSGLHFAARHGYDAAFQYDADGQHRPDQIGQLVGPILSGEADMVLGSRFLKDSGYRVSAARGAMMWLLRTLTSMAIGQRITDNTSGFRAYGREAIRFMTMNCSCDYPEIEAIIRLVRSGYTFMEVPSSMRERMAGKSMFTPFRASYFVIRSLMAVLISVWSTPRCAGRTCREGEVK
- a CDS encoding carbon-nitrogen hydrolase family protein; protein product: MKRMARLATVTLLNNEGSMIEAGLAAIDEAAAHRPDLIVLPEEMDIIGLMPEEVAEVGEPVPGGPVQARFAEKARKHGVNLVVGLREREGDRLYNVGVVIDRKGEYVGKYRKTHLAPGESDQVTAGDEYPVFDLDFGRVGVLICMDIHYPEPWTILALQGADIIAHPTMWRDYTGDMCESLVNARAIDNQVYVVTSHYVTMPFLTGGSMGHSRIVDPYGRTLASTSHKPGVAVAEVDLDEGYEYWATGDLKRRYPTLKECFLGMRRPETYGIVTRPDTENRWKIDEPVLYAPGSPDPLE
- a CDS encoding SLBB domain-containing protein, yielding MSTRILLVIVCLSLSAGLSAAPYLLGQGDVIAIKIINFDNLSTQAKVQPDGRISLPLVGNVEAAGKTAEKLAEELTTKYSEFVVRPSVWVTISEFRQDTVLMLGLIGKPGPSVIGQDTTILTAIASAGGTLEKADTANILVTRNNQETIHVNLDAAATDPKQNIKVVPGDIIFVPESKDRVLVAGSVTNPGSYDLKPGMRVLDALSAAGGLTTEANAAGALLTSASGAQARVNLDSLLKKGEASENVEIKPGDVLLVPRQDKRFFVFGQVGKSGGYPLAGEERLLDALSAAGGTGTTSNLSNISVVRMVDGKATALSVNLNDFAKKGDQAQNIKIEPSDIVFVPEKGEKKPFQILDVLRIVHDVIYLTDRF
- a CDS encoding EamA family transporter yields the protein MRNVVLVVACTLMLAVGQLCWKSGLNQSGFAVSGSGLKALAASWLIWAGFALFGIATLVWFAVLAKSPLSLVYPLMSLSYVFGLVLARYCLGESISLVRWAGVGLICVGVALVTR
- a CDS encoding glycosyltransferase family 39 protein, which encodes MGRIENTYSDVDVRAGVYSRLLRVMPYLLTAAVVLWFCLFLHNSLTRTRLFSPDSMNYVDVARNISEGKGIVQSTLGFNQTEFSTESLIPSPFVAQPPLYPLLIALLSRTGIAHTDSALILSAVCMLGVVALAFILTRQMYSLGLACLVAGCLVTYFPLRFVGRYAWSETLAIALAMCTLACLYSSARRQHVHSLLLAGGLVAGLAFSTRYVFAILLPVGLFFIACSVQTRTRSETRWNALAYSIGWAIPVSLVLTHNFSSSRTLLPSMLPSQSNLAENLQLAAVGTIGHWLGLTRVREQVLLAVVVPLVCIARLIRIQRLQAVLQEVFVSRGRYLLWSWAVSYFVLLIVQRTTRHFDSIDTRLVSPAGVALLIPASAFIMKGLNLKVAPHFGIACALFLVLLSSAREAQRALRVAPVELQTIIGQSARLSWVQMHTTDSDLIIGDNTVDIPFYLCRDAAVSFSAYPYTRKLTYGEFNGYAYANRHRFRNFYVVVRRENASYSDLIARYGPFVADLKREDMHRYSHLFIMALLSDSVVYRFVP